The Schistocerca serialis cubense isolate TAMUIC-IGC-003099 chromosome 12, iqSchSeri2.2, whole genome shotgun sequence region CTCCAAACAGCGGGCTTCGCCGTCCGCCGGCCGGGCCCCCAGCTACCTCCATCCAGCGGGCTTCGCCGGCCGGGCCCCCAGCTACCTCCAAACAGCGGGCTTCGCCGGCCGGGCCCCCAGCTACCTCCAAACAGCGGGCTTCGCCGTCCGCCGGCCGGGCCCCCAGCTACCTCCAAACAGCGGGCTTCACCGTCTGCCAGCCGGGCCCCCAGCTACCTCCAAACAGCGGGCTTCCGTCCGCCGGCTGGGCCCCCAGCTACCTCCAAACAGCGCGCTTCGCCGTCCGCCGGCCGGGCCCCCAGCTACCTCCAAACAGCGCGCTTCGCCGTCCGCCGGCCGGGCCCCCAGCTACCTCCAAACAGCGGGCTTCGCCGTCCGCCGGCCGGGCCCCCAGCTACCTCCAAACAGCGGGCTTCGCCGTCCGCCGGCCGGGCCCCCAGCTACCTCCAAACAGCGGGCATCACCGTCTGCCGGCCGGGACCCCAGCTACCTCCAAACAGGGGGCTTCCGTCCGCCGGCCGGGCCCCCAGCTACCTCCAAACAGCGGGCTTCGCCGTCCGCCGGCCAGGCCCCCAGCTACCTCCAAACAGCGGGCTTCGCCGTCCGCCGGCCGGGCCCCCAGCTACCTCCAAACAGCGGGCTTCGCCGTCCGCCGGCCGGGCCCCCAGCTACCTCCAAACAGCGAGCTTCGCCGTCCGCCGGCCGGGCCCCCAGCTACCTCCAAACAGCGTGCTTCGCCGTCCGCCGGCCGGGCCCCCAGCTACCTCCAAACAGCGGGCTTCGCCGTCCGCCGGCCGGGCCCCAGCTACCTCTGAACAGCGAGCTTCGCCGTCCGCCGTCCGGGCCCCCAGCTACCTCCAAACAGCGTGCTTCGCCGTCCGCCGGCCGGGCCCCTAGCTACCTCCGAACAGCGAGCTTCGCTGTCCGCCGGCCGGGCCCCCAGCTACCTCCAAACAGCAGGCTTCGCCGTCCGCCGACCTACGCAGCAGGCGCGGAGCGTTGTGTCAGGTCGCATTACGCGCGCCCCATCTGCGCATGCGCACAGCTCCTTTCGCGGGGCCCGGAATCGGGAATGCCGAACTCGCttccgccgtgacgtcacagcgcgGGAGGCCAACATGGCTGTTCCATGCAGAAAGTACTGACACAAACACCTTTTCGCGTGTAATACAACATGTATAAATACCCGGAACATTATGTGTGTGCCGTTAACTCTTGACTCATTAAAGGAAAGAATTTGAATACCAGAGAAAGccgttgctgacaggtgtgaaaattaccgaactacaatAGAATCTCGATTATCCTATCTTCGGTTATCCGACCTTCTGTGTTATCCGACCCTTTCATCGCGCCGGCTGACGGCAGGTCAGTGACAACGTGTTGTTTGTTGTCGCCGTCTGCTACTCCTCACACCTCAGTGCTAACTTAGATCTGTAGTGGAGTGGACGTGTTGcactttgtttattgtaaaaatttgtcgtgatggcttcaaaacggaaaaagctggtcgtttcaatggaagaaaaacttaaagctaTAAAAAGAATAGACAacagcaaatttgaaaatgaaactatgataggtaagccaaaaaaaccgagagcatttaaaaatgtatctaaaaatgatTCACCGGCGAAATATTACAACAACAATAATGCTTGGATGAtctcagacatttttaaagaatttttttttaacgagttcgtgccacagactgaaaagttttt contains the following coding sequences:
- the LOC126427951 gene encoding proline-rich protein 2-like; protein product: MNWQLPPNSGLGRPPAGPPATSKQRAWPSAGRAPSYLQTAGFTVCQLGPQLPPNSGLPSTSWAPSYLQTAGFAVRRPGPQLPPNSGLGRPPAGPPATSKQGASPYLQTAGFAGRAPSYLQTAGFAGRAPSYLQTAGFAVRRLGPQLPPNSGLPRPPAGPPATSKQRASPSAGRAPSYLQTAGFAVRRPGPQLPPSSGLRRPGPQLPPNSGLRRPGPQLPPNSGLRRPPAGPPATSKQRASPSASRAPSYLQTAGFRPPAGPPATSKQRASPSAGRAPSYLQTARFAVRRPGPQLPPNSGLRRPPAGPPATSKQRASPSAGRAPSYLQTAGITVCRPGPQLPPNRGLPSAGRAPSYLQTAGFAVRRPGPQLPPNSGLRRPPAGPPATSKQRASPSAGRAPSYLQTASFAVRRPGPQLPPNSVLRRPPAGPPATSKQRASPSAGRAPATSEQRASPSAVRAPSYLQTACFAVRRPGP